A window of the Anaerosoma tenue genome harbors these coding sequences:
- a CDS encoding GNAT family N-acetyltransferase has protein sequence MTGRVFTDATAAQVDKLARALVAARVFPDEQTLRAHHRDRPWTIQVSGRGDVAVLDRWRDHLDLLGIDALWCPVRHIGDAVTHLSVCAAEHGFSGLVSPPVMSGDVPVYEAAGMRVRETLAVLELTPVSPAAVPGRPDVSMRPALTADAEEIIAIDGECFEPFWRYDLRLMRRFLDAGGVTLAERDGRCVGYTLSTVDRGSAVLGRLCVRASDRRVGIGSLLLEAAVSRARDGRARHMTLSARTGNAAALALYRSAGFADTGRRYAFLTAGDETGRGLGHRIGSLMGR, from the coding sequence ATGACGGGGCGCGTCTTCACGGACGCCACGGCGGCCCAGGTAGACAAGCTTGCGCGGGCGCTGGTCGCTGCCCGTGTGTTTCCCGACGAGCAGACGCTCCGTGCGCACCATCGCGACCGTCCCTGGACGATCCAGGTGAGCGGGCGGGGCGATGTGGCCGTGCTGGACCGGTGGCGCGACCACCTCGACCTGCTTGGCATCGACGCCCTGTGGTGTCCGGTACGCCATATCGGCGACGCGGTCACCCACCTCTCGGTCTGTGCGGCCGAGCACGGATTCTCCGGTCTGGTGAGCCCGCCGGTCATGTCCGGCGATGTACCCGTGTATGAGGCCGCAGGCATGCGCGTCCGCGAGACGCTCGCCGTGCTCGAGCTCACCCCGGTGAGCCCCGCGGCCGTTCCCGGGCGCCCCGATGTCTCGATGCGACCCGCCCTGACGGCCGACGCCGAGGAGATCATCGCCATCGACGGCGAGTGTTTCGAGCCGTTCTGGCGCTACGATCTCCGCTTGATGCGGAGGTTCCTCGATGCCGGCGGGGTCACCTTGGCCGAGCGTGACGGGCGTTGCGTCGGCTATACTCTGAGCACGGTCGACCGTGGGTCGGCGGTGCTGGGTCGGCTCTGCGTGCGCGCGTCCGACCGCCGTGTCGGCATCGGATCGCTTCTGCTGGAGGCGGCCGTTTCGCGAGCACGGGACGGCAGGGCGCGGCACATGACGCTCTCGGCGCGGACGGGGAACGCCGCCGCGCTGGCGCTGTATCGCTCGGCAGGCTTTGCCGATACGGGTCGGCGCTACGCGTTCCTCACGGCCGGCGACGAGACGGGAAGGGGTCTGGGCCATCGCATCGGTTCGCTCATGGGTCGTTGA
- a CDS encoding histidine kinase — translation MPIRVGATRSSRPATRREGVWAIASVRSWVVDATLLLATAIIAIVVGAGLFGMVPEPVFIAATIALATTAVGTVAMRLISRPDHIKALQSHQIVVIADRSLAYLRRGLYAETAQEVCRLALAESEAAAVAITDTETVLGFAGIGEDHHEVGGPILTKATREALETNEHRILGTKDEIGCPRRDCLLRAAIVVPLEVREKPVGTLKFYYTTARLLNETQIAMVSGLARLLSTQLELSELEHQTELACRMELKALQAQINPHFLFNTINTIAMMIRTDPGGARDLLREFAAFYRRMLEDNEGLVPLEREVEYALTYLRFEQARFGDRLRVVSDLDPEVLATHVPAFILQPIVENCVQHGVREEGPLTVSITAGRVDGDISVAISDDGVGISEEDLPRVLEVGFGTGLGIALGNVHDRLKGHFGPGSGLSVESEGGEGTVVTVTIASSPERVDR, via the coding sequence TTGCCGATACGGGTCGGCGCTACGCGTTCCTCACGGCCGGCGACGAGACGGGAAGGGGTCTGGGCCATCGCATCGGTTCGCTCATGGGTCGTTGACGCGACCCTGCTCCTGGCAACGGCGATCATCGCCATCGTCGTGGGAGCGGGTCTGTTCGGGATGGTGCCCGAGCCGGTGTTCATCGCTGCCACGATCGCCCTCGCCACCACGGCGGTGGGGACCGTGGCGATGCGGCTCATCAGCCGCCCCGATCACATCAAGGCGCTTCAGTCACACCAGATCGTGGTGATCGCCGACCGGTCGCTGGCGTACCTGCGCCGTGGTCTCTACGCCGAGACCGCGCAGGAGGTCTGCAGGCTGGCGCTCGCCGAGAGCGAGGCGGCTGCGGTGGCGATCACCGACACCGAGACCGTTCTCGGTTTCGCGGGCATCGGGGAGGACCACCACGAGGTGGGCGGGCCGATCCTCACGAAGGCCACGCGCGAGGCGCTTGAGACCAACGAGCATCGCATCCTTGGCACGAAGGACGAGATCGGCTGTCCACGGCGCGACTGCCTGTTGCGCGCGGCGATCGTGGTTCCGCTGGAAGTCCGCGAGAAGCCCGTAGGTACGCTGAAGTTCTACTACACCACGGCCAGGCTGTTGAACGAGACCCAGATCGCCATGGTGAGCGGTCTCGCCCGCCTCCTGTCGACACAACTCGAGCTCTCGGAGCTCGAGCACCAGACCGAGCTGGCGTGCAGGATGGAGCTCAAGGCGCTGCAGGCGCAGATCAACCCGCATTTCCTGTTCAACACGATCAACACCATCGCGATGATGATCCGCACCGATCCGGGAGGCGCGCGCGACCTCCTTCGCGAATTCGCGGCCTTCTACCGGCGGATGCTTGAGGACAACGAGGGGCTCGTCCCGCTCGAGCGCGAGGTCGAGTACGCCCTCACCTATCTGCGGTTCGAGCAGGCACGGTTCGGCGACCGCTTGCGCGTGGTCTCCGACCTCGACCCCGAGGTGCTGGCGACCCACGTGCCCGCGTTCATCCTGCAGCCGATCGTGGAGAACTGCGTGCAGCACGGTGTCCGCGAGGAGGGTCCTCTCACCGTGTCGATCACGGCCGGCAGGGTCGATGGAGACATCAGCGTGGCGATCTCCGACGATGGCGTGGGAATATCCGAGGAGGACCTGCCGCGCGTGCTCGAGGTGGGATTCGGGACCGGCCTCGGTATCGCTTTGGGCAACGTCCACGATAGACTGAAGGGGCACTTCGGCCCCGGAAGCGGCCTGAGCGTGGAAAGCGAGGGCGGAGAGGGGACCGTGGTGACGGTGACGATCGCGTCCTCGCCGGAGAGAGTGGACCGATGA
- a CDS encoding LytR/AlgR family response regulator transcription factor, translating to MLKALLVDDEVPARSELRYLLGEAGGVEVVGEAGSASEALQLIRAIPYDVVFLDVSMPGLSGIELAEALSGLDHPPALVFVTAHSEHAVKAFEVAATDYLVKPVEAARLKMAIERIAPAAETPVRVERIPVEKGGRKLLLQVADITHVMAKDDYSYMFTDGERYLSTFSLADLESRLESQGYFRVHRRFLVNLSHVAEVAPMYGGTMELTLKDRAHTRIPVSRRRAPALKRVLGI from the coding sequence ATGCTCAAAGCGTTGCTGGTGGACGACGAGGTCCCCGCGCGCTCCGAACTCCGCTACCTGCTGGGCGAGGCCGGCGGCGTTGAGGTCGTGGGCGAGGCCGGCAGCGCGAGCGAGGCGCTTCAACTCATCCGCGCCATTCCGTACGATGTCGTCTTCCTCGATGTCAGCATGCCGGGACTCAGCGGGATAGAGTTGGCCGAGGCGCTTTCCGGGCTCGACCATCCTCCCGCGCTCGTGTTCGTCACCGCGCACAGCGAACATGCGGTGAAGGCCTTCGAGGTGGCCGCCACCGACTATCTCGTGAAGCCCGTCGAGGCCGCGCGGCTCAAGATGGCGATCGAGCGCATCGCCCCGGCCGCCGAGACACCGGTGCGCGTGGAGCGGATCCCCGTGGAGAAGGGCGGTCGCAAGCTCCTGCTCCAGGTGGCCGATATCACTCACGTCATGGCCAAGGACGACTACAGCTACATGTTCACTGATGGCGAACGATACCTCTCTACGTTCTCGCTGGCCGATCTTGAGAGCCGCCTGGAGTCGCAGGGGTACTTCCGGGTCCACCGCCGCTTCCTTGTGAACCTCTCCCACGTGGCCGAGGTCGCTCCCATGTACGGCGGCACGATGGAGCTGACGCTGAAGGACCGGGCGCATACGCGCATACCCGTCTCAAGACGACGCGCACCTGCGCTGAAGCGCGTCCTGGGAATCTAG
- a CDS encoding metallophosphoesterase family protein: MLIGVLSDTHGTLPPGVDEAFRDVDRIIHAGDIGPAWILDHLEAIAPVIAVRGNMDSGELEWRLQDRAVIQADGQRVMVVHQAAPLLRAGVPEGVTVLVSGHTHRARVEHVGGLLHVNPGSAGGRSRDGRGPTVALLDCAADPPTASIIEL; encoded by the coding sequence GTGCTGATCGGCGTGCTTTCAGACACCCATGGAACGCTCCCGCCGGGGGTCGACGAGGCGTTCCGGGATGTCGACCGGATCATACACGCCGGGGACATCGGCCCCGCATGGATCCTCGACCACCTCGAGGCGATCGCCCCGGTGATCGCGGTACGGGGGAACATGGACTCGGGCGAGCTTGAGTGGCGGTTGCAGGACCGCGCCGTCATCCAGGCCGACGGACAGCGGGTCATGGTCGTCCACCAGGCCGCGCCCCTGCTGCGTGCGGGAGTGCCCGAGGGGGTCACCGTGCTGGTGAGCGGTCACACGCACCGGGCCCGCGTGGAGCATGTCGGCGGACTCCTTCACGTGAACCCCGGAAGCGCCGGCGGCCGTTCGCGGGATGGCCGGGGTCCCACCGTTGCCCTGCTCGACTGTGCCGCTGACCCGCCCACGGCCAGCATCATCGAGCTCTAG
- a CDS encoding universal stress protein — translation MDVCIKGSAEDVRLGDIDEICHEIGRILLPTDGSAPSVAATEYAVMLAKTFGASVKAIYVDTGLEALEYPEEVMDEDVYEGVHASVKGLVLAKTMCERNGVSCEVEVVQGGVAKRIVHVAEEWKADMIVVGDTGRTGLKRIALGSVAETVVKGAPVPVLVVKAE, via the coding sequence ATGGACGTTTGCATCAAGGGTTCTGCCGAGGACGTCAGGCTCGGTGACATCGATGAGATCTGTCACGAGATCGGGCGCATCCTTCTGCCGACCGACGGTTCCGCACCGTCTGTTGCGGCGACCGAGTATGCGGTGATGCTCGCGAAGACGTTCGGCGCATCGGTCAAGGCCATCTACGTGGATACCGGCCTCGAGGCTCTTGAGTATCCCGAGGAGGTCATGGACGAGGACGTCTACGAAGGCGTCCATGCATCGGTCAAGGGGCTCGTGCTCGCCAAGACCATGTGCGAGCGCAACGGCGTGTCGTGCGAGGTCGAGGTGGTGCAAGGCGGCGTAGCCAAGCGGATCGTGCACGTCGCCGAGGAGTGGAAGGCCGACATGATCGTGGTCGGCGACACGGGGCGCACAGGCCTCAAGCGTATAGCCCTGGGCAGCGTGGCCGAGACGGTCGTCAAAGGCGCGCCGGTCCCCGTTCTTGTCGTGAAAGCCGAGTGA
- a CDS encoding DUF485 domain-containing protein — MGETTAHGSAALSADGRQIQHGDHIDTIESVDAVFRGQRKLSFTYGAIFFAVTLGVPASSVWWKTWYSVEVWGGFTANYLFVGFFYFVFLWAMAWTYSKQADRLDERLLAMADEIAARTAHEEVQS, encoded by the coding sequence ATGGGAGAGACGACAGCACATGGCTCGGCAGCCCTCTCTGCCGACGGTCGTCAAATACAGCACGGCGATCACATCGACACGATCGAAAGCGTCGACGCCGTGTTCCGGGGCCAGCGGAAGCTGAGCTTCACGTACGGCGCGATCTTCTTCGCGGTGACCCTCGGGGTCCCCGCGTCATCGGTGTGGTGGAAGACGTGGTATTCGGTAGAGGTCTGGGGCGGGTTCACCGCCAACTACCTCTTCGTAGGGTTCTTCTACTTCGTCTTCCTCTGGGCCATGGCCTGGACCTACTCCAAGCAGGCCGACAGGCTCGACGAGCGTCTGCTCGCGATGGCCGATGAGATCGCCGCCCGCACCGCCCACGAGGAGGTGCAGTCGTGA
- a CDS encoding sodium/solute symporter — translation MNTIAIILVIGLTLFTIGLSIFSRRFTRTTADFYLAGRKVGSFANASAISGDYLSAASFLGVAGAIYASGLDGIWYAAGFAGGFMVVVLFIASPLRRFGEYTVADFAFGRFGSNRIRLITVLGVLLTSLFYMAPQMYGAGTTWQVLVGGGFLGMDGYTSGVVVVAAIIAFYVSVGGMKGTTMNQIFQFWWLAFAMILMVVFAFGNGFNYPEALEAESQQPIVNTKAYTAEQLTAPDDAGVTPYDKAAEVMTAEEMTEVDEFIESGADGTIRIAFYASNKLHTDREMAFNEPGHRYNGFDQFSMVLALVLGTAGLPHILNRYYTNPSGKAARRSTFWVLVFISVFYIGSTIVGLAGLGIIREFLADGGTVNAATVHGLLTKPDQLMPALGEILGGQWMMGIVSAGAFAAMFSTVGGLLIAAASALGHDVYEKYINKDASEAKRVAFGKTAVLAFAGVALLIGLAIPHFGLDQAYPALIAMMVTWAFSVGASAFVPMLLTGIWWKGTTEKGATAGMLVGLIGAISIIFLNIMQQLGTIGHEGLLGFVGSLTYPVLFTFPLSLFTIIIVSKLDGQLPKNVDHIWMRIHGTASERHEKQHGLDKVGSMFAKSK, via the coding sequence GTGAACACGATCGCCATCATCCTCGTCATCGGGCTGACGCTCTTCACGATCGGCCTCTCGATCTTCTCGCGCCGCTTCACGCGCACTACGGCCGACTTCTATCTCGCCGGCCGCAAAGTCGGTTCGTTCGCCAACGCCTCGGCGATCTCAGGCGACTACCTGTCGGCCGCCTCCTTCCTGGGCGTGGCCGGTGCGATCTACGCGTCCGGCCTCGACGGCATCTGGTATGCGGCCGGTTTCGCCGGCGGCTTCATGGTCGTCGTGCTGTTCATCGCGTCACCGCTCCGCCGCTTCGGCGAGTACACGGTGGCCGACTTCGCCTTCGGCCGGTTCGGCAGCAACCGCATCCGGCTGATCACGGTGCTCGGCGTGCTGCTCACGTCGCTCTTCTACATGGCGCCGCAGATGTACGGTGCGGGCACCACGTGGCAGGTGCTCGTGGGCGGCGGGTTCCTCGGCATGGACGGGTATACGTCCGGTGTCGTCGTCGTGGCCGCCATCATCGCGTTCTACGTGTCCGTGGGTGGCATGAAGGGCACGACGATGAACCAGATCTTCCAGTTCTGGTGGCTGGCGTTCGCGATGATCCTGATGGTCGTCTTCGCGTTCGGCAACGGGTTCAACTATCCGGAGGCCCTTGAGGCCGAATCGCAGCAGCCGATCGTGAACACGAAGGCGTACACGGCCGAGCAGCTCACAGCACCCGATGACGCGGGTGTCACGCCGTACGACAAGGCGGCCGAGGTCATGACCGCCGAGGAGATGACCGAAGTCGACGAATTCATCGAGTCGGGAGCCGACGGCACCATCCGCATCGCGTTCTACGCCTCCAACAAGCTCCACACCGATCGTGAGATGGCGTTCAACGAGCCCGGTCACCGCTACAACGGCTTCGACCAGTTCTCGATGGTGCTCGCGCTCGTGTTGGGCACCGCGGGCCTCCCGCACATCCTCAACCGCTACTACACGAACCCCTCGGGCAAGGCGGCACGCCGCTCGACCTTCTGGGTGCTCGTCTTCATCAGCGTGTTCTACATCGGCTCGACGATCGTCGGTCTCGCCGGTCTGGGTATCATCCGTGAGTTCCTCGCCGACGGCGGGACCGTCAACGCGGCTACCGTTCACGGTCTGCTCACCAAGCCCGACCAGTTGATGCCGGCGCTCGGCGAGATCCTGGGCGGCCAGTGGATGATGGGCATCGTGTCGGCCGGCGCGTTCGCGGCCATGTTCTCCACCGTCGGCGGCCTGCTGATCGCAGCGGCGTCGGCCCTGGGCCACGACGTCTACGAGAAGTACATCAACAAGGACGCCAGCGAAGCCAAGCGCGTGGCCTTCGGCAAGACCGCCGTCCTCGCCTTCGCCGGTGTGGCACTGCTGATCGGCCTGGCCATACCGCACTTCGGTCTCGATCAGGCGTACCCGGCGCTCATCGCGATGATGGTGACCTGGGCATTCTCCGTAGGCGCCTCGGCGTTCGTGCCGATGCTCCTCACCGGGATCTGGTGGAAGGGTACGACCGAGAAGGGCGCTACCGCAGGCATGCTCGTGGGCCTGATCGGCGCGATCTCGATCATCTTCCTGAACATCATGCAGCAGTTGGGGACGATCGGGCACGAGGGTCTTCTCGGATTCGTGGGTTCGCTGACCTATCCGGTGCTGTTCACCTTCCCGCTCAGCCTGTTCACGATCATCATCGTCAGCAAGCTCGACGGGCAGCTTCCCAAGAACGTGGACCACATCTGGATGAGGATCCACGGCACCGCGAGCGAGCGGCATGAGAAGCAGCACGGCCTCGACAAGGTCGGCTCGATGTTCGCGAAGAGCAAGTAG
- a CDS encoding DMT family transporter: MGHAVSYRSGLARIAVAGVVWGSIPLLSRQVDTSALVIVFWRVAFAFAAATIILLLRRRLSDVRRLTPRRLLGLSAMGVVLALNWVLFFSALQLTSVAVAVLLTYTGPVLVTALSPLVTREPFDARALAPLGFALAGTVVIVGPAGLALSGGTHLLGAALAFASAFTYSIGVVVAKRLLEGIPVPVYMAGETLAASVVLLPAMLLLPGPSTAVEWGSLATLGVVHTAGTGLLFLTGLRAVRADHAAILTYAEPVAAVLFAAAFLAEPLTLPTVAGGAMVVLGGILVARMEPTPGIEAPVPVMEAHDV, encoded by the coding sequence ATGGGACACGCTGTCTCGTATCGGAGCGGACTCGCCCGGATCGCCGTCGCCGGCGTCGTGTGGGGCTCGATCCCCCTGCTCTCCAGGCAGGTCGACACCAGCGCTTTGGTGATCGTCTTCTGGCGTGTGGCCTTCGCATTCGCCGCGGCCACGATCATCCTCCTGCTCCGCCGACGGCTGAGCGACGTGAGGCGCCTCACCCCGCGTCGGCTGCTCGGCCTGTCCGCCATGGGAGTGGTACTCGCCCTCAACTGGGTCCTGTTCTTCAGCGCGCTGCAGCTCACGAGCGTTGCTGTCGCCGTGCTGCTGACCTACACGGGTCCGGTCCTCGTGACCGCGCTCTCCCCTCTCGTCACCCGCGAGCCGTTCGATGCTCGTGCGCTCGCTCCTCTCGGGTTCGCGCTTGCGGGTACGGTGGTCATCGTGGGGCCGGCGGGCCTCGCGCTCTCTGGCGGCACGCATCTGCTCGGCGCGGCGCTCGCGTTCGCCTCGGCGTTCACGTACTCCATCGGCGTGGTGGTCGCGAAGCGGCTGCTCGAAGGCATCCCTGTGCCCGTGTACATGGCGGGCGAGACGCTGGCGGCCTCGGTCGTGCTCCTGCCCGCGATGCTCCTGCTCCCAGGGCCATCCACCGCCGTGGAGTGGGGGTCGCTGGCAACGCTCGGCGTGGTCCATACGGCCGGCACCGGCCTCCTCTTCCTCACGGGCCTCCGCGCCGTGCGCGCCGACCACGCGGCGATACTCACCTACGCCGAACCGGTGGCTGCGGTGCTCTTCGCCGCCGCATTCCTCGCCGAGCCGCTCACCCTCCCCACCGTGGCCGGCGGGGCGATGGTCGTGCTTGGCGGCATACTGGTGGCTAGAATGGAACCGACCCCCGGCATCGAGGCTCCGGTCCCGGTGATGGAAGCCCATGACGTCTGA
- the hypE gene encoding hydrogenase expression/formation protein HypE: MRSDRILLAHGSGGTMMKELIEEIFVAEFGDEILLRMDDAAALDMPTSRLAFSTDTYTVSPLFFPGGDIGRLAVCGTVNDVATSGAQPLYLSVGFVLEEGLAVADLKRILVSMRDAAAEAGVRIVTGDTKVVERGHGDGVYVNTAGVGALGDGIDLSGSHCRPGDVVLLSGTLGDHGVAVISTREGLSFSTDIRTDAAPLNHLVAAVLEAAPDVRCFRDPTRGGLASTLNELAEASGVSITVEEPDVPVNEQVRGACEMLGYDVYQVANEGKMVAVVPAEQAEAALAAMKAAPYGAEAAVIGAVAEGPAGKVYVRTSFGATRIMDMLVGEQLPRIC; encoded by the coding sequence ATGCGCTCTGATCGGATCCTGCTGGCTCATGGCAGCGGCGGCACCATGATGAAGGAGCTCATCGAGGAGATCTTCGTTGCCGAGTTCGGTGATGAGATCCTGCTCCGTATGGATGACGCGGCGGCCCTCGATATGCCCACGAGCAGGCTGGCATTCTCGACCGACACCTACACCGTGAGCCCGCTCTTCTTCCCGGGCGGCGACATCGGACGCCTCGCCGTCTGCGGCACCGTGAACGACGTGGCCACATCGGGCGCGCAACCGCTCTACCTCTCGGTGGGCTTCGTCCTCGAGGAGGGGCTCGCCGTCGCCGACCTCAAGCGGATCCTCGTCTCGATGCGGGATGCGGCAGCCGAGGCCGGCGTGCGCATCGTCACCGGCGACACGAAAGTGGTGGAGCGTGGGCACGGCGACGGCGTGTACGTGAACACCGCGGGAGTGGGCGCGCTCGGCGACGGGATCGACCTCTCCGGCTCCCACTGCCGCCCCGGCGACGTGGTGCTGCTCTCGGGCACGCTCGGCGACCACGGGGTGGCTGTGATCTCCACGCGCGAGGGGCTGTCCTTCTCCACCGACATCCGCACCGACGCCGCACCGCTCAACCACCTCGTGGCGGCCGTGCTCGAGGCTGCCCCTGACGTACGGTGCTTCCGGGACCCCACCAGGGGCGGGCTGGCGAGCACATTGAACGAACTGGCGGAGGCCTCGGGCGTCTCGATCACCGTGGAGGAACCCGATGTGCCGGTGAACGAGCAGGTCCGCGGCGCATGCGAGATGCTCGGCTACGACGTCTACCAGGTAGCCAACGAAGGCAAAATGGTGGCGGTAGTGCCTGCCGAACAGGCCGAGGCGGCGCTCGCGGCGATGAAGGCCGCCCCATACGGAGCCGAGGCCGCGGTCATCGGCGCGGTGGCCGAGGGTCCAGCGGGCAAGGTGTACGTGCGGACGTCGTTCGGCGCCACGCGCATCATGGACATGCTCGTGGGCGAGCAGCTTCCCCGCATCTGCTGA
- the hypD gene encoding hydrogenase formation protein HypD translates to MNDILDGFRDPEVARTLVEAIHSTAQEPCTLMEVCGTHTMAIAKHGLRGLMPETIKLLSGPGCPVCVTANPDIDLAIEMARQPGVILTTFGDMMKVPGSYSSLSAEKAEGRDVRVVYSPLDSLALAEREPDKHVVFLGVGFETTAPTVALTIKEAARRGLSNWSALSLHKTVPGALQALVNDPEVRVTGFILPGHVSTIIGTGPYEFLAAEYGVPGVITGFEPVDVLQGVWMLARQLAEGRAEIEIAYGRGVDASGNRAAIAAMEAAFEPCDSEWRGIGVIPGTGLALRPEFSRYDARVRVPVTPPEPREIKGCQCGDVLRGVVLPFDCKLFGRACTPEHPVGPCMVSSEGSCAAYYRYTDYGKGQD, encoded by the coding sequence GTGAACGACATCCTCGACGGCTTCCGCGACCCGGAGGTCGCGCGCACCCTGGTCGAGGCCATCCACAGCACCGCGCAGGAGCCCTGCACGCTGATGGAGGTCTGCGGCACCCACACCATGGCCATCGCCAAGCACGGCCTGCGTGGCCTGATGCCGGAGACCATCAAGCTCCTGTCGGGCCCCGGCTGCCCGGTCTGCGTGACCGCGAACCCGGATATCGACCTCGCCATCGAGATGGCGCGGCAGCCGGGTGTGATCCTCACCACCTTCGGCGACATGATGAAAGTGCCGGGATCGTACTCGTCGCTCTCGGCGGAGAAGGCCGAGGGGCGCGATGTGCGCGTGGTGTACTCCCCGCTCGACTCCCTCGCCCTCGCCGAACGCGAGCCCGACAAGCACGTGGTCTTCCTCGGCGTGGGCTTCGAGACGACCGCCCCCACCGTGGCGCTCACGATCAAGGAGGCCGCACGCCGCGGGCTCTCCAACTGGTCGGCGCTCTCGCTCCACAAGACGGTCCCAGGTGCGTTGCAGGCGCTCGTGAACGATCCCGAGGTGCGCGTGACGGGCTTCATCCTTCCCGGCCACGTCTCCACCATCATCGGCACCGGCCCGTACGAGTTCCTGGCCGCCGAGTACGGCGTGCCGGGCGTGATCACCGGCTTCGAGCCGGTGGACGTGCTGCAGGGCGTGTGGATGCTCGCGCGCCAACTCGCCGAGGGCCGTGCCGAGATAGAGATCGCGTACGGACGCGGCGTTGACGCCTCGGGCAACCGCGCGGCGATCGCGGCGATGGAAGCCGCGTTCGAGCCGTGCGACTCCGAATGGCGCGGGATCGGCGTGATCCCCGGCACCGGCCTCGCGCTGCGGCCGGAGTTCTCCCGGTACGACGCCCGCGTGCGTGTCCCTGTCACACCGCCCGAGCCACGCGAGATCAAGGGCTGCCAGTGCGGCGACGTGCTGCGCGGCGTGGTGCTGCCGTTCGACTGCAAGCTGTTCGGCCGCGCCTGCACGCCGGAGCACCCGGTGGGCCCCTGCATGGTCTCGAGCGAAGGCTCGTGCGCCGCGTACTACCGGTATACCGACTACGGCAAGGGGCAGGACTGA
- a CDS encoding HypC/HybG/HupF family hydrogenase formation chaperone: MCLAIPARIVSEPNEIEMAEVDILGVKRHVSLMMTPDAVVGDHVLVHAGFAIQKIDEEFAAETLEMLRSMGIKHADELAAEMEAGEASADEAPGETAEVPAS; the protein is encoded by the coding sequence ATGTGCCTCGCAATCCCAGCGCGGATCGTCTCCGAGCCCAACGAGATCGAGATGGCCGAGGTGGACATCCTCGGCGTGAAGCGTCACGTAAGCCTCATGATGACCCCGGACGCGGTCGTGGGTGACCACGTGCTCGTACACGCCGGGTTCGCCATCCAGAAGATCGACGAGGAGTTCGCCGCCGAGACCCTCGAGATGCTGCGGAGCATGGGCATCAAGCACGCCGACGAGCTCGCTGCGGAGATGGAGGCCGGCGAGGCATCGGCCGATGAGGCTCCTGGCGAGACCGCCGAGGTCCCGGCATCGTGA
- a CDS encoding helix-turn-helix domain-containing protein, which produces MAPLSDIGSQLITARIAQGLSQRELAELVGVHQQQIARWEKERYGCVSLKRLSLVADALGIGEAPLLAAEAPAAYGTAVLHRHAGATPVRDLGEVIARIRAHAHELHERFGVTRIDVFGSFARGEQTPESDVDLIVEVAEPTLETVFGSERFLIDLLGRTAQCGSLASINPRVRRNVIEDLVHVWQA; this is translated from the coding sequence ATGGCACCGCTATCGGACATCGGCTCGCAGCTCATCACCGCCCGCATCGCCCAGGGGCTCTCACAGCGTGAGTTGGCCGAACTGGTGGGTGTACACCAGCAGCAGATCGCGCGCTGGGAGAAGGAGCGGTACGGGTGCGTCTCTCTCAAGCGGCTCTCGCTCGTTGCCGACGCTCTTGGCATAGGGGAGGCGCCGCTTCTGGCTGCCGAGGCACCCGCAGCCTACGGCACCGCTGTGCTTCATCGGCACGCAGGGGCGACTCCGGTGCGCGATCTCGGTGAGGTGATCGCGCGAATCCGCGCGCATGCGCACGAGCTCCATGAACGTTTCGGCGTGACGAGGATCGATGTCTTCGGCTCGTTCGCGCGTGGTGAGCAGACGCCGGAGAGCGATGTGGACCTCATCGTGGAGGTGGCCGAGCCGACTCTTGAGACGGTGTTCGGGTCGGAGCGGTTCTTGATCGACCTGCTGGGTCGCACGGCGCAGTGTGGCTCACTGGCGTCCATCAATCCCCGGGTCCGTAGGAATGTGATCGAGGACCTGGTGCATGTGTGGCAGGCGTAG
- a CDS encoding HepT-like ribonuclease domain-containing protein, producing MCGRRSEAAYVADMVAACERMLVFASGRPTQDILDECLPYRGAILHQLIVLGEAARYITIERRQQWIDIPWQDIVGMRDKLVHYYHGIDDALVLHALRAAVPRVLPQLREMLVILDREERAGE from the coding sequence ATGTGTGGCAGGCGTAGCGAGGCGGCGTACGTTGCCGACATGGTGGCCGCCTGCGAGCGGATGTTGGTCTTTGCCTCAGGGAGGCCTACGCAGGACATATTGGACGAGTGCCTGCCTTACCGTGGGGCGATCCTGCATCAACTCATAGTCCTCGGTGAGGCTGCACGCTACATCACAATCGAACGCCGACAGCAGTGGATCGACATTCCCTGGCAGGACATAGTCGGCATGCGTGACAAGCTGGTGCACTACTACCACGGTATCGATGACGCGCTCGTGCTCCATGCCCTCCGCGCGGCGGTTCCCCGTGTGCTACCGCAGCTGCGCGAGATGCTGGTCATCCTGGACCGCGAGGAGCGCGCGGGCGAGTAG